One Opitutales bacterium genomic region harbors:
- a CDS encoding PAS domain-containing protein: protein MDRAQADQADFGVVEVDDQGVIKLYNKYESDLASIAPQAAEGKNFFTQIAPCTNNRLFYGRFQEGVLKNELDFEMDYVFTYKMSPTRVKIHMHRDPRDNRNWVFVKKNG, encoded by the coding sequence ATAGACCGCGCACAGGCCGACCAAGCCGATTTCGGTGTGGTCGAAGTTGATGACCAGGGCGTCATCAAACTATATAACAAATACGAGTCAGATCTGGCTTCTATCGCGCCACAAGCTGCTGAGGGGAAGAACTTCTTCACACAGATTGCGCCATGCACCAACAACCGCCTGTTCTATGGACGCTTTCAGGAAGGTGTGCTTAAAAACGAACTCGATTTTGAGATGGACTACGTGTTCACCTACAAAATGAGTCCAACACGCGTGAAAATCCACATGCATCGCGATCCTCGCGATAATCGCAATTGGGTCTTCGTCAAAAAGAACGGATAG
- a CDS encoding acyl--CoA ligase, with amino-acid sequence MCQAAAAIYPYSTRLVHSLNTRWQNELYAQIKERPNRLYLTPERIVPLGSIWSGSRKWMRRLRASGLRPGDRILVEAVPSATCINLLICALWDQYTLCPVNPGTDLELHKRTVDPKIVLSPRLETWHEEGGCDESDLLALQDTQHPANAEIRLILQTSGTTGTAKRVAISDEGIWANIDAHRNALNLSQKRMASILPWHHAFGLILDLLIGLLDAEEIVRITDSGRDINALIKLCKELEIQHLSCVPMTIKKIVEHPDGLDFLEGLAGGIVGSATPHTALCKTLGSTRLRVGYGQTEASPGILLGAPGEWATQYIGQPCGTEVSVASDGELRFRGKNQCLGFWDDNTGLELLPNGQWISTGDLVDAADNKFYFRGRKRDWFKLNNGRGIPAGKIEIELKSKLSGIDECLLTTPDSESLFFAYSGTVESEALLHALDAVLGKLTQRLLPLWNTSASEWIRTPKGALDRHANLKKLLPDPTPCPA; translated from the coding sequence ATGTGTCAGGCGGCTGCAGCTATTTATCCCTATTCCACACGGCTCGTGCATAGCCTCAACACACGTTGGCAAAACGAACTCTATGCGCAGATAAAAGAACGCCCCAACCGGCTCTATCTGACACCCGAACGTATCGTACCTCTCGGGTCTATTTGGTCTGGATCAAGAAAGTGGATGCGGCGGCTACGAGCCTCTGGGCTGCGTCCCGGCGACCGCATTTTAGTCGAAGCCGTTCCCAGTGCTACATGTATCAACCTGCTGATCTGCGCGCTTTGGGATCAATACACCTTATGCCCGGTGAACCCAGGCACAGATCTGGAGCTTCACAAACGTACTGTAGATCCCAAAATCGTCCTCAGCCCACGACTTGAAACATGGCATGAAGAAGGAGGCTGCGATGAATCCGATCTCCTCGCCTTACAAGATACACAACATCCCGCAAATGCTGAAATCAGACTTATTCTGCAAACGTCCGGAACAACTGGCACCGCTAAACGCGTAGCGATTTCTGATGAGGGGATATGGGCAAATATCGATGCGCACCGGAATGCCCTGAACCTCAGCCAGAAGCGCATGGCATCTATTCTTCCTTGGCACCACGCCTTTGGCCTCATCCTCGACCTACTTATCGGCCTGCTCGATGCAGAAGAAATCGTGCGCATAACGGATTCTGGGCGCGATATCAACGCTCTCATCAAGCTCTGTAAGGAGCTGGAGATTCAGCACCTCAGCTGTGTCCCAATGACCATCAAAAAAATTGTAGAACACCCAGATGGACTCGATTTTCTAGAAGGACTAGCAGGCGGCATCGTTGGCAGTGCAACGCCTCACACAGCACTCTGTAAAACACTCGGTAGCACGCGCCTTCGTGTGGGCTACGGTCAAACCGAAGCATCCCCAGGTATTCTGCTAGGGGCACCCGGGGAATGGGCAACCCAATACATCGGCCAACCCTGCGGTACCGAGGTATCCGTTGCCTCGGATGGAGAATTGCGCTTTCGAGGCAAAAATCAGTGTCTCGGTTTTTGGGATGACAACACCGGCTTAGAACTACTTCCAAACGGACAATGGATAAGCACCGGCGACCTTGTGGATGCCGCTGACAACAAATTTTATTTCCGAGGGCGCAAGCGCGACTGGTTCAAGCTCAACAACGGTCGCGGCATTCCTGCTGGAAAAATCGAGATCGAGCTAAAATCAAAACTAAGCGGAATAGATGAATGTCTCCTGACAACACCCGACTCTGAATCCCTATTTTTCGCTTACTCAGGCACAGTCGAATCGGAGGCGCTGCTTCATGCTCTCGATGCAGTGCTGGGCAAGCTCACACAACGCCTCCTGCCTCTCTGGAATACATCAGCAAGTGAATGGATTCGCACGCCCAAAGGCGCCTTGGATCGCCATGCAAATCTTAAAAAGCTCCTACCTGACCCTACCCCATGTCCTGCTTAG
- a CDS encoding aromatic amino acid lyase: MDSLLALDQDAEKAITHAHQAFGRAVQSGREIYGTTTGFGPFVKYASSGRHCDLQGKNLIAHLGAGSGDRTPLWIVRIAQIIRAHCMSQGRSGTRLETVHAYLKLFNDGMVPSVPQLGSLGASGDLVPLAHIVRALTGETMTALLSKERLLEAAPQKHWFTERNLQPPQLSSRDALSMVNGTSFSTAWLVAAHHQTRQLIEHAETLTGWLYATLGARIEALDPRLHSARGHPNQVTSAAKIRQALEDFTPKTRPMKTGERALQEIYSVRCAPQVLGACRDNLDFAENCLNNEINGISDNPVIDVSGSVADPIHGGNFFAQQIAFAADLLNLAITQTAALAERQIDALFNPEINNGAPLLLAYEPGATSGLAGAQITASAVLAEMRQHAYPGSITSIPTNGGNQDIVPMANNAARNAYFQCSNLATILSVLARSLEQYRFLAQEGKINTTPTRPNFISACCAPIIQDRALEEEIADIQSNLLDPKSNKEDIFKAEE, from the coding sequence GTGGATAGCCTGCTCGCACTCGATCAAGACGCCGAAAAGGCGATCACACATGCTCATCAGGCTTTTGGTCGAGCGGTTCAGTCAGGACGTGAAATCTACGGTACGACCACTGGATTTGGACCCTTTGTAAAATACGCATCGAGCGGGCGACACTGCGACCTACAGGGTAAAAATCTCATCGCTCACCTTGGCGCTGGCTCGGGAGATCGCACGCCTCTGTGGATTGTCCGCATCGCTCAGATTATTCGCGCCCACTGTATGAGCCAAGGCCGCTCGGGCACCCGCCTCGAAACGGTGCATGCCTACTTAAAACTTTTTAATGATGGGATGGTTCCATCCGTTCCTCAGCTCGGCTCGCTCGGAGCCAGTGGCGACCTGGTTCCGCTCGCTCATATAGTCCGTGCACTGACTGGCGAAACTATGACGGCGCTACTGTCTAAAGAACGTCTATTAGAAGCGGCACCCCAGAAACACTGGTTTACTGAGCGCAACCTACAACCACCCCAGCTATCCTCGCGTGATGCCCTAAGCATGGTAAACGGCACCAGCTTTTCCACAGCTTGGCTCGTAGCTGCCCACCACCAAACCCGCCAACTGATTGAACACGCCGAAACACTCACCGGCTGGCTCTATGCCACCCTCGGAGCCCGTATTGAAGCATTAGACCCACGACTCCACTCCGCGCGCGGTCATCCCAATCAAGTCACCAGTGCAGCGAAAATTCGCCAAGCCCTAGAGGACTTCACACCCAAGACGCGCCCGATGAAGACAGGAGAACGCGCCCTCCAAGAAATCTACTCGGTCCGCTGCGCACCCCAGGTCCTCGGAGCTTGCCGCGACAACCTCGACTTCGCCGAAAATTGCCTCAACAACGAAATCAACGGCATCAGCGACAATCCCGTCATCGATGTCAGTGGCAGCGTAGCTGATCCCATCCACGGGGGAAATTTTTTCGCCCAACAAATCGCCTTCGCCGCAGACCTCCTCAATCTTGCGATCACGCAGACAGCAGCCCTGGCCGAACGTCAAATCGACGCCTTATTCAACCCCGAGATCAACAACGGCGCTCCCCTCCTCCTCGCCTACGAGCCCGGAGCAACCAGCGGCCTAGCAGGCGCCCAGATCACCGCCTCCGCCGTGCTAGCGGAGATGCGCCAACATGCCTACCCCGGATCCATCACCTCGATCCCGACCAACGGCGGCAACCAAGACATCGTGCCCATGGCCAACAACGCCGCACGCAATGCCTATTTCCAATGCAGCAACCTCGCTACAATTTTATCAGTCCTAGCCCGATCCCTAGAGCAATACCGCTTCCTGGCCCAAGAAGGAAAGATCAACACCACACCCACCCGACCCAATTTCATCAGCGCGTGCTGCGCCCCAATCATTCAAGACCGCGCTCTCGAGGAAGAGATTGCTGACATACAGAGCAACTTACTCGATCCAAAATCAAATAAGGAGGACATCTTTAAGGCTGAAGAATAA
- a CDS encoding PIN domain protein has product MPAFEIYIDTSVIGGYFDDEFKEETRRLWELAEEGIYEMVTSVVTVDEISGAPAKVKDLFARSFDVDSLLLASEAGDELAEFYMSQEIVPEKFFDDAQHVAICTVARIEYLVSWNFKHLANLQRENAFNAANLLRGYREVRIVSPKSLIYGLEEEI; this is encoded by the coding sequence ATGCCTGCATTCGAAATCTATATCGATACCTCTGTCATTGGAGGTTACTTTGATGACGAGTTTAAGGAAGAGACGCGCCGACTCTGGGAGTTAGCCGAAGAAGGCATTTACGAGATGGTCACCTCGGTGGTGACTGTGGATGAAATCAGCGGTGCTCCAGCGAAGGTTAAAGATCTTTTTGCTCGTAGCTTTGACGTGGATTCCTTGCTGCTTGCGAGTGAAGCAGGTGATGAGCTTGCTGAATTTTACATGAGCCAGGAAATCGTGCCGGAGAAGTTTTTTGATGACGCCCAGCATGTGGCTATTTGCACAGTGGCGCGGATCGAATATCTTGTGAGTTGGAATTTTAAGCACTTAGCGAACCTTCAGCGTGAAAATGCCTTCAACGCCGCAAACCTCTTGCGAGGTTACCGTGAAGTGCGTATTGTTAGTCCTAAATCATTAATTTATGGACTCGAAGAAGAAATTTGA
- a CDS encoding TatD family hydrolase, with the protein MSLIDSHCHLESFQKKGDLGATLDRARAEGLEHLVAIGTDTDDWSVYRQLRADYPDFISYTVGMHPCHVDQDWWSQVSALASFFIPPHTPVGLGEIGLDYYHLPNDKTAAAQQVDMQEEAFRHQLDIALQLDCPLVIHSRNAFDDCVRIIDESGVDWRKVVFHCFSEGPEQVKQLNERGGRASFTGIITYKSAESVREAAREQGIERLMIETDCPYLTPVPLRGKPNEPAYLAHIAKFCANLFGMESQAFEERVTANTREFFFL; encoded by the coding sequence ATGTCTTTAATTGATAGCCACTGCCATCTCGAGAGTTTCCAGAAGAAAGGAGACCTTGGAGCGACGCTGGATCGCGCACGCGCGGAGGGATTGGAACATTTAGTCGCGATCGGAACGGACACGGACGATTGGTCAGTTTATCGGCAACTCCGAGCGGACTACCCAGACTTTATCAGCTATACTGTGGGGATGCATCCCTGCCATGTGGATCAGGACTGGTGGTCTCAAGTGTCGGCGTTGGCTAGTTTTTTCATCCCACCCCATACGCCTGTTGGCTTAGGAGAGATCGGTCTCGATTACTATCATTTGCCTAATGACAAAACCGCCGCCGCTCAGCAAGTGGACATGCAGGAAGAAGCATTCCGGCACCAGCTGGATATCGCACTTCAGTTAGACTGTCCGCTAGTCATCCATAGCCGCAATGCCTTCGATGACTGCGTTCGTATTATCGATGAGTCGGGCGTGGATTGGAGGAAAGTAGTGTTCCACTGTTTTTCCGAAGGTCCTGAACAGGTCAAGCAGCTCAATGAGCGTGGGGGGCGGGCATCATTCACGGGGATCATCACTTATAAAAGTGCCGAAAGTGTCCGCGAAGCTGCGCGGGAACAAGGCATCGAGCGCCTCATGATCGAGACGGATTGTCCCTATCTGACGCCAGTTCCACTCCGTGGAAAACCGAATGAACCCGCCTATTTAGCCCACATAGCCAAGTTTTGTGCGAATTTATTTGGTATGGAGTCCCAAGCTTTTGAAGAAAGAGTAACGGCCAATACGCGGGAATTCTTCTTTCTGTAG
- a CDS encoding DUF3347 domain-containing protein has protein sequence MRFITLIPFFFISSLWATPTDASKMMDALLTAYYPIQEQLVKSDQSEAQKLGPAFLQVLTESTSRLETTTHDSLLRDAQALIQAENLDDTRLHFMRISQTLISMIEVSGVDQVSAYQVRCECMQPYFPADGATWLQATEQIYNPYWGSRMLHCGLPEAEYSAAKPTPE, from the coding sequence ATGCGCTTCATCACACTCATCCCCTTCTTTTTTATTAGTAGTCTGTGGGCCACACCCACCGACGCATCCAAAATGATGGATGCCCTGCTCACCGCGTATTACCCCATACAGGAACAGTTGGTAAAGTCTGACCAAAGCGAGGCCCAAAAACTCGGGCCGGCATTTCTCCAGGTCCTGACCGAATCCACCTCTAGACTCGAAACAACAACACACGACTCACTGCTACGTGATGCCCAGGCCCTTATCCAGGCAGAGAACCTCGACGACACGCGGCTTCACTTCATGCGCATTTCCCAAACACTGATCAGCATGATCGAGGTTTCCGGTGTCGACCAGGTATCCGCCTACCAAGTCCGCTGCGAATGCATGCAGCCTTACTTTCCTGCTGACGGTGCAACCTGGCTGCAGGCTACTGAACAAATCTATAATCCCTACTGGGGCAGCCGGATGCTCCACTGCGGCCTTCCCGAAGCAGAATATTCGGCAGCAAAGCCGACACCGGAGTGA
- a CDS encoding acetyl-CoA carboxylase carboxyltransferase subunit alpha has product MEPADSFSLEFEKPIRDLTEQRDRLMQVSEENEIDVSLEIQAIERKIETTKNEIYSQLTNWQRVQIARHPARPYSLDYIGALFDDFQELHGDRRFRDDAAIIGGFAQFQGQSVMVIGQQKGRNTKENLHRNFGCANPEGYRKALRLMKLAEKFKLPVITFIDTPGAYPGIGSEERHVAEAIALNIMEMSALETPIISFVIGEGGSGGALGMAVADQVFILENAWYSVISPEGCAAILWKDRTKVKDAAQALKVTAEHVKQFGIADAIIPEPLGGAQNDPESVFDHLRDTLNKALSKLGTSPIETVLEDRYQKYRKLGPFIEAVETTESDSVSAAG; this is encoded by the coding sequence ATGGAACCCGCTGACTCTTTTAGCCTCGAATTTGAAAAACCGATCCGCGATCTCACCGAACAGCGCGATCGGCTGATGCAGGTATCAGAAGAAAACGAGATCGACGTATCCCTCGAAATCCAGGCTATCGAGCGGAAGATAGAGACAACCAAAAACGAGATCTACTCCCAGCTGACGAATTGGCAACGCGTCCAGATCGCTCGCCACCCGGCACGTCCTTACTCGCTCGATTATATCGGTGCTCTGTTTGATGATTTCCAAGAACTTCACGGAGACCGTCGTTTTCGTGACGATGCCGCGATCATCGGAGGATTCGCCCAGTTTCAAGGGCAATCCGTGATGGTCATCGGCCAACAAAAAGGGCGCAACACCAAGGAAAACCTCCACCGCAATTTTGGATGTGCCAACCCAGAGGGCTATCGAAAAGCCCTGCGGCTCATGAAGCTCGCGGAGAAATTTAAACTCCCGGTCATCACTTTCATCGACACTCCAGGAGCCTATCCGGGCATTGGTTCGGAAGAGCGACACGTAGCCGAGGCTATCGCGCTCAATATTATGGAAATGAGTGCCCTGGAGACCCCCATCATCTCATTTGTCATAGGCGAAGGCGGTTCAGGCGGCGCACTGGGGATGGCCGTTGCCGACCAGGTCTTTATCCTGGAAAACGCCTGGTATTCGGTGATCTCTCCAGAGGGCTGCGCAGCCATCCTTTGGAAAGACCGCACCAAAGTGAAAGATGCCGCTCAGGCACTGAAAGTCACAGCAGAGCACGTGAAACAATTTGGCATTGCCGACGCCATTATCCCCGAACCACTCGGCGGCGCACAAAACGACCCAGAATCCGTTTTTGATCATCTTCGCGACACCCTGAACAAAGCCCTCAGCAAGCTCGGAACTAGCCCGATCGAAACCGTCCTTGAGGATCGTTATCAAAAATACCGCAAACTCGGCCCCTTCATCGAGGCGGTCGAAACCACCGAAAGCGACTCTGTCAGCGCCGCAGGATAA
- a CDS encoding class I SAM-dependent methyltransferase — translation MSVEEERLFLEGWSLDRGVPLFALETAGEIVNIQRFERPDLDALFAFFPSSEPKGFRIEICSKDKRWQLTRKGGDKLQGFSGPTDLISTRLPIPDAELRFRVHGGRDLAPFFIEGHSAAQKIAALGDQYLGPKGLVEVLDWGCGCGRVSRWLNRPDWRMHGVDIDHENAAWCHQHLGKGEAWLGCDLEPPTPFEDASFDLIFGISVFTHLGEEAQFRWLSELKRLLRPGGVTLVTVHGLASAARFDLPDSAWAQWFERGFFDLGPSRDLEAVFGELEHYRGSLHTAEYVRAHWSSVLEVEAVHPAVIGNHQDVVILRR, via the coding sequence ATGAGTGTGGAGGAAGAGCGCCTTTTTTTGGAGGGCTGGAGTCTCGATAGAGGCGTGCCTCTGTTTGCTTTGGAAACTGCGGGTGAGATCGTAAATATACAGCGTTTTGAGCGGCCAGATCTCGATGCGTTGTTCGCATTTTTCCCGTCGTCCGAGCCGAAAGGGTTTCGGATTGAGATTTGTAGCAAAGATAAGAGATGGCAGTTAACGCGAAAGGGTGGGGATAAATTACAGGGTTTCTCTGGGCCGACTGATTTGATTTCGACTCGCTTGCCAATCCCAGATGCCGAGTTGCGTTTCCGGGTGCACGGAGGTCGCGACCTGGCCCCCTTTTTTATCGAAGGCCACTCAGCAGCACAAAAGATCGCGGCTCTCGGCGATCAATATCTTGGGCCAAAAGGCTTAGTGGAGGTACTCGATTGGGGGTGTGGTTGTGGCCGTGTGTCTCGTTGGCTCAATCGTCCCGATTGGCGCATGCATGGCGTAGACATTGATCATGAAAACGCGGCTTGGTGCCATCAGCATCTCGGTAAAGGTGAAGCCTGGCTGGGTTGTGATCTGGAGCCGCCCACTCCGTTTGAGGATGCTTCCTTCGATCTCATCTTTGGCATCTCTGTTTTCACTCATCTCGGTGAGGAAGCGCAGTTTCGCTGGTTATCTGAGCTTAAACGCCTCTTGCGTCCAGGTGGCGTAACCCTCGTAACCGTTCACGGACTCGCCAGCGCCGCGCGATTTGATCTACCGGATAGCGCTTGGGCGCAATGGTTTGAGCGGGGGTTTTTCGATTTGGGACCCAGCCGAGACTTAGAAGCGGTTTTCGGCGAGCTTGAGCACTATCGCGGGTCCCTGCACACGGCTGAGTATGTGCGTGCGCATTGGTCCTCGGTGCTAGAGGTCGAGGCAGTACACCCAGCGGTTATCGGCAACCATCAGGATGTGGTTATCCTGCGGCGCTGA
- a CDS encoding ABC transporter ATP-binding protein, protein MTPSHSDIHVRVEDISKLYPIHQSAAHVLGRRVGSLFRQTTPKKNTVHRALENISFELQRGDSLGIVGRNGSGKSTLLQMIAGTLSPSSGSLSTLGRIAAILELGAGFHPDFTGRENAVLQLAILGFSADQAAERMEAVEAFADIGKFFEEPIKTYSSGMLVRLAFGVIAHSEPDILIVDEALAVGDALFVQKCLRFIEAFRKDGILLFVSHSTSAVRTHCDRALWIHSGQAHMMGPSNQVTEAYIEAFFNENNKQVEASIDALSDADSEEQKKPVKLPTTVIPASRNSPRIDMRRAFINGSNLRNDLKVIPFDREEAQSFGNRGARIEDVDLLNEKGQALSHCVGGERVCLRVVVTCYRLLKSPIVGFFVRNSVGLEIFGDNTFLSSQMDGKSPSVQPGQLLSARFDFEMPILPEGNYTMTISIADGDEHTHIQHEWIHDAIAFESLSSSVCTCLVGIPMEKIVLKTGHNIEDVE, encoded by the coding sequence ATGACCCCCAGTCACTCAGACATCCATGTCAGGGTGGAGGACATCTCCAAGCTCTACCCCATCCATCAAAGTGCCGCGCACGTATTAGGCCGCCGGGTAGGCTCATTATTCAGACAAACAACGCCAAAGAAAAACACCGTACACCGCGCCTTGGAAAACATCTCCTTTGAGCTGCAGCGCGGCGATTCGCTGGGGATAGTCGGCCGCAATGGTTCGGGAAAAAGCACGCTTCTCCAAATGATAGCGGGCACCTTGAGCCCTAGCTCCGGCAGTCTCTCGACGTTGGGCCGTATAGCAGCGATTCTTGAGCTGGGCGCTGGGTTTCATCCCGATTTTACCGGCCGCGAAAACGCTGTACTGCAGTTGGCCATCCTGGGATTTTCCGCAGATCAAGCAGCCGAACGCATGGAAGCCGTCGAAGCTTTTGCGGACATTGGAAAGTTTTTCGAAGAACCCATCAAAACGTATAGCAGTGGGATGCTCGTGCGGCTCGCCTTTGGCGTTATTGCGCACTCTGAGCCAGACATCCTGATCGTCGATGAGGCGCTCGCTGTAGGGGACGCCCTGTTTGTCCAAAAGTGTTTGCGCTTCATCGAGGCGTTCCGCAAAGACGGTATCTTACTCTTCGTTTCCCACAGCACCAGTGCAGTGCGCACACACTGTGATCGGGCCCTCTGGATCCACTCAGGGCAAGCGCACATGATGGGGCCCTCGAATCAGGTGACTGAGGCTTATATTGAAGCATTTTTTAATGAGAATAATAAACAGGTTGAGGCGAGTATAGATGCGCTGTCGGATGCCGATTCGGAGGAACAGAAGAAGCCCGTGAAGTTGCCGACTACCGTAATTCCAGCTTCTCGAAATAGCCCCCGCATCGATATGCGACGGGCATTCATCAATGGGTCGAACCTGAGGAACGATCTTAAAGTGATACCCTTTGATCGCGAAGAGGCTCAGTCTTTTGGTAATCGAGGAGCACGGATCGAAGATGTCGATCTGCTAAATGAGAAGGGACAAGCCTTGAGCCACTGCGTCGGGGGAGAACGCGTCTGCCTGCGTGTGGTGGTCACGTGTTATCGTTTACTGAAATCACCTATCGTTGGATTCTTTGTGCGCAACAGCGTCGGCTTAGAGATTTTTGGGGATAACACTTTCCTGAGTAGCCAGATGGACGGTAAAAGCCCATCGGTCCAACCAGGCCAGCTCCTGTCCGCGCGCTTCGATTTTGAAATGCCGATCCTCCCTGAGGGTAATTATACGATGACCATCTCAATCGCTGACGGAGATGAGCACACCCACATTCAGCATGAATGGATTCACGACGCCATCGCCTTCGAATCCTTGAGTTCGAGTGTTTGCACCTGCCTCGTAGGCATCCCTATGGAAAAGATCGTCCTGAAGACGGGGCACAACATTGAGGACGTGGAGTGA
- a CDS encoding glycosyltransferase, giving the protein MKLPEDLPSRTPLHPPLVGAGAWSGHLPFAYDLVWALQPRHIVELGVDRGESLLAFSHAAQLYSLETSILGVDSWKGDTHAGSSSIHLMESVLSDLDALDFPGTRIARSYFAQALGDEKDGSIDLLHIDGLHTYEAVMRDWNDAHAKLSDRAVVLFHDTQVVGGEFGVHRAFEEIVGDGEQVTFNHFFGLGVLRIGTAQGERFEHFWDWLRNNFSQADQHYREAFEGMATLPNADQARLRHTAGVAEPFDTPSAERLNIPVDAVPVPFKRPGNPLAPAYEATKNLAPATGSMFTILMPIHEPEIGWLEEAIDSVMQQTISTWELILIDDGNAPEIASVLTELCQQDERLKLLRNTTNLHIAGALNRGMSIANGDWVFALDQDDRIYPDALELLLCYMREYPDAQLIYSDEEKMDASGEERFEPYHKPGFQPELLGTQNYFNHITCYRRELVSSIGGYPKHIPGCHDWGLALKASRAVYADNVIHLPYTLYQWRSHERSTAETVEAKPYVLDSAKKCAQEYWGNQWDVSLSEAGYIQLIFCETKEASQLQWNPGERIVTLRKEADSFNSEYCYIWPNNDSLDSAVVNQLSGFASLNEIACAVPYLVRNGNFIDNAYAFDASGQLRPVHDSEEIAANGYFHHRRLPINPDAIELSYAVFQRERLLALLERIDGELNHGSLVAAMRELWLRPILVPIQIETTSEIQRLPMGNLSDKTFSRKHPRSPQRMDRPFTGLRSQRHK; this is encoded by the coding sequence GTGAAGCTACCCGAGGATTTGCCCAGTCGGACCCCACTGCATCCTCCACTTGTCGGTGCTGGAGCCTGGTCAGGACACCTTCCCTTCGCCTACGATTTGGTATGGGCATTGCAACCAAGACACATTGTTGAACTCGGCGTCGACCGTGGGGAATCGCTGCTCGCATTTTCTCATGCGGCTCAACTTTATTCTCTGGAAACCTCGATCCTTGGTGTCGATTCTTGGAAGGGTGATACCCATGCCGGGAGTTCTTCCATACACCTGATGGAGTCTGTGTTGTCTGATTTAGACGCCCTCGACTTTCCTGGAACGCGCATCGCACGCAGCTACTTTGCTCAAGCCTTGGGGGATGAAAAAGACGGATCCATCGACCTCCTGCACATCGACGGTCTGCACACCTACGAAGCTGTCATGCGCGACTGGAATGATGCCCATGCCAAGCTCTCGGATCGTGCAGTGGTGTTGTTTCATGACACGCAGGTCGTTGGGGGTGAGTTCGGAGTGCACCGAGCTTTTGAAGAAATCGTTGGCGACGGCGAACAAGTCACCTTCAACCACTTCTTTGGGCTGGGTGTCTTGCGAATTGGAACGGCACAGGGCGAGCGTTTTGAGCACTTTTGGGACTGGCTGAGAAATAATTTTTCGCAGGCTGATCAGCACTATCGAGAGGCCTTTGAGGGCATGGCAACTTTACCTAATGCAGACCAAGCTCGACTGCGACATACGGCAGGCGTTGCTGAACCTTTTGACACCCCTTCGGCAGAGAGACTTAACATACCGGTAGATGCTGTGCCGGTGCCGTTCAAACGGCCAGGTAACCCCTTGGCACCCGCCTATGAAGCGACGAAAAACCTAGCCCCGGCTACAGGTAGCATGTTCACGATTTTAATGCCTATTCATGAGCCGGAGATCGGCTGGCTCGAAGAGGCGATCGACAGCGTAATGCAGCAGACGATCTCGACCTGGGAACTCATCCTGATCGACGATGGCAATGCCCCCGAAATCGCCAGCGTGCTCACCGAACTCTGCCAGCAGGATGAGCGGCTCAAATTACTCCGCAACACGACGAACCTCCACATTGCAGGAGCACTGAATCGGGGCATGAGTATCGCCAATGGAGACTGGGTGTTCGCACTGGATCAGGATGATAGAATATATCCGGATGCGCTTGAATTGCTCTTGTGTTACATGCGTGAGTATCCAGATGCCCAGCTCATCTACAGCGATGAGGAGAAAATGGATGCGTCGGGAGAAGAACGCTTTGAGCCCTACCACAAGCCAGGTTTTCAGCCAGAACTCCTCGGCACCCAAAATTACTTCAACCACATCACCTGCTATCGAAGAGAACTTGTAAGTAGCATTGGAGGCTATCCTAAACACATCCCGGGCTGCCACGATTGGGGGCTCGCTTTGAAAGCCTCTCGGGCTGTTTATGCCGATAATGTGATACATCTGCCCTATACCCTTTACCAGTGGCGCAGCCATGAACGCTCCACTGCAGAGACAGTAGAAGCTAAGCCCTATGTGCTCGATTCTGCTAAGAAATGCGCGCAGGAATACTGGGGCAATCAATGGGATGTCAGTCTCAGCGAAGCCGGATATATTCAACTGATTTTCTGCGAAACGAAAGAAGCTTCACAGCTCCAATGGAACCCAGGCGAGCGTATTGTCACGCTGCGTAAAGAAGCAGATAGTTTTAACTCAGAGTATTGTTATATCTGGCCCAACAATGACTCATTAGACAGCGCAGTAGTGAATCAGCTTTCAGGATTTGCATCACTCAACGAAATCGCCTGCGCCGTCCCCTACCTCGTCCGCAACGGGAATTTTATAGATAATGCCTATGCCTTCGATGCGTCCGGGCAGCTACGTCCGGTCCATGACAGCGAAGAAATTGCAGCAAACGGATATTTCCATCATCGACGACTCCCGATCAACCCAGATGCTATCGAGCTTTCATACGCTGTATTTCAGCGAGAACGCTTGCTAGCACTGTTGGAGAGAATCGACGGAGAGCTGAACCATGGCTCGCTCGTAGCGGCGATGCGCGAACTCTGGCTGAGGCCGATTCTAGTGCCGATACAGATTGAGACTACCAGCGAAATCCAGCGCTTACCCATGGGGAATTTAAGCGACAAAACGTTTAGCAGGAAACACCCGCGTTCACCTCAACGCATGGACCGTCCGTTTACGGGCTTGCGTAGCCAGCGCCATAAATGA